From one Micromonospora siamensis genomic stretch:
- a CDS encoding amino acid adenylation domain-containing protein, translated as MPSTTVYGHAAVYPLPATVDASRRLDDLSRLLADPAAPGGGAARVWLTAVTGSSGSASAERHRAVEVRRPVGPTDVRVVILSYDDDRDDLVVVAGDAGSRALLEAVAQMAGVIPEATSATSPPALADVVAALGLLLAAHGTDNPPRVTVLREDDAGPRVGVVTVDTGATGTGAYREAVAEALSRPAPEPADPSTPLLYAGATGYRPLPARPHPLTVTVSGDGITVEVSADPGRPGWAREDIGDLIRHVAVQLAEAPQDASPTSLSLLPPGERARLRALGATPRDPGSDGRCVLDAFADRVAATPDAVAVGDGTTRLTYRQLDERVNRFARVLRAHGVRSGDRVGVCLDRSTDLVTTLLAVLAAGAVQVPLDPRNPGARLAAVAADAGVALVVLDAEAPPVGDKPGLTLAQLAEEAAPRSAAPLSIDLKPEDPAYVIYTSGSTGRPKGVVVPHVNVTRLISATRSDFGLTGSDVWTMFHSPSFDFSIWEIYGCLLTGGRLVVVPYWTTRSPDDFRRLLLDEKVTVLSQTPSAFTQLLELESRKPVGLSVRLVVFGGESLDARVLTRWFDACPPARCRVVNMFGITETTVHVTAQTITRAEALASSRSVGRPLPGWSVRILDPYRRQMPAGWPGEIAVGGDGVAAEYLGRAELTAERFVIDPEDGTRIYLSGDRGRLLPDGRIEHLGRLDSQVKVRGHRVELDEIRSVLLAEPDVTAAAVVLDVPDPSDPAGARLNAYVVRDSAGPTDLRKRVARVLPDYMVPSTVTELSALPLTANGKLDTGRLPAPAEPVSKPVPASGRSSTSGGEPLDVILDVWRSVFGESAGEAHNFFDLGGNSLLAVRLVRSLQSRGIPLVVRDIYRFNTPRELAARVEQPGGT; from the coding sequence ATGCCATCGACCACCGTGTACGGCCACGCGGCGGTGTATCCCTTACCGGCCACCGTCGACGCGTCACGCCGCCTCGATGACCTGAGCCGGCTCCTGGCCGATCCCGCGGCCCCGGGTGGGGGAGCGGCACGCGTCTGGCTGACCGCCGTCACCGGCTCGTCGGGCAGCGCCTCGGCAGAGCGGCACCGGGCCGTGGAGGTGCGTCGCCCGGTCGGCCCCACGGACGTACGCGTGGTGATCCTCTCCTACGACGACGATCGCGACGACCTGGTCGTCGTCGCGGGCGACGCCGGTTCCCGGGCGCTGCTGGAAGCGGTGGCGCAGATGGCCGGAGTGATCCCGGAGGCCACCTCCGCCACGTCGCCGCCGGCGCTCGCCGACGTCGTCGCCGCGCTGGGTCTGCTGTTGGCCGCCCACGGCACGGACAATCCTCCCCGCGTCACCGTGCTCCGCGAGGACGACGCGGGCCCGCGGGTGGGCGTCGTCACCGTGGACACCGGGGCGACCGGCACCGGGGCGTACCGCGAAGCGGTCGCCGAGGCGCTCAGCCGGCCGGCCCCGGAGCCGGCGGACCCCTCGACGCCGCTCCTCTACGCGGGAGCCACCGGCTACCGGCCGCTCCCGGCCCGCCCCCATCCACTCACGGTCACGGTGTCCGGTGACGGCATCACCGTCGAGGTGAGCGCGGACCCCGGGCGGCCCGGGTGGGCCCGGGAGGACATCGGTGACCTGATCCGCCACGTCGCCGTCCAGTTGGCCGAGGCTCCGCAGGACGCGTCACCGACCTCGCTGAGCCTGCTGCCGCCCGGTGAGCGCGCACGGCTGCGCGCCCTGGGCGCCACCCCGCGAGATCCCGGTTCCGACGGGCGTTGCGTACTCGACGCCTTCGCCGACCGGGTGGCGGCCACACCCGACGCCGTCGCCGTCGGGGACGGTACCACCCGGCTGACCTATCGTCAGCTCGACGAGCGGGTGAACCGCTTCGCACGGGTGCTTCGAGCGCACGGCGTGCGCAGCGGCGACCGGGTCGGAGTCTGCCTGGACCGCTCCACGGACCTCGTGACGACGCTGCTCGCGGTTCTGGCCGCGGGCGCGGTGCAGGTGCCGCTCGACCCGCGCAATCCCGGTGCGCGCCTGGCGGCGGTCGCGGCGGATGCCGGCGTCGCCCTCGTCGTCCTGGACGCGGAAGCGCCGCCGGTGGGCGACAAGCCAGGGCTCACCCTGGCGCAGCTCGCCGAGGAAGCCGCACCGCGGTCCGCGGCTCCGCTGAGCATCGACCTCAAGCCGGAGGATCCCGCGTACGTCATCTACACCTCCGGCTCCACCGGTAGGCCCAAGGGCGTGGTCGTGCCGCACGTGAACGTGACACGCCTGATCTCCGCGACCCGGTCCGACTTCGGGTTGACCGGATCCGACGTCTGGACGATGTTCCACTCGCCGTCGTTCGACTTCTCGATCTGGGAGATCTACGGCTGCCTGCTCACCGGAGGCCGGCTCGTCGTGGTGCCCTACTGGACGACGCGGTCTCCGGACGACTTCCGGCGCCTGCTCCTCGACGAGAAGGTCACAGTGCTGAGCCAGACGCCATCGGCCTTCACCCAGCTCCTGGAACTGGAGAGCCGCAAGCCGGTCGGCCTGTCAGTGCGTCTCGTCGTCTTCGGGGGCGAGAGTCTCGACGCCCGCGTGCTCACGCGGTGGTTCGACGCATGCCCGCCGGCGCGGTGCCGGGTCGTCAACATGTTCGGAATCACCGAGACGACCGTGCACGTGACCGCCCAGACCATCACCCGCGCCGAGGCGCTCGCCTCCTCCCGTTCCGTTGGCCGCCCGCTGCCCGGCTGGTCGGTGCGCATCCTCGACCCGTACCGCCGCCAGATGCCCGCCGGCTGGCCCGGTGAGATCGCCGTCGGCGGGGACGGTGTGGCGGCGGAGTACCTGGGGCGCGCGGAGCTGACGGCCGAACGGTTCGTCATCGACCCCGAGGACGGTACGCGGATCTATCTCAGCGGGGACCGGGGAAGGCTCCTCCCCGACGGGCGGATCGAGCATCTCGGCCGGTTGGACAGCCAGGTCAAGGTTCGCGGTCACCGGGTGGAACTTGACGAGATCCGCTCCGTGCTGCTGGCCGAGCCGGACGTGACCGCGGCAGCCGTGGTGCTCGACGTCCCCGACCCGTCCGACCCGGCCGGGGCGCGGCTCAACGCGTATGTCGTCCGCGACTCGGCCGGCCCCACCGACCTGCGCAAGCGGGTCGCGCGCGTGCTGCCCGACTACATGGTGCCCAGCACTGTCACCGAGTTGTCGGCGCTGCCGCTGACAGCCAACGGCAAGCTGGACACCGGGCGTCTCCCGGCTCCCGCCGAACCGGTATCCAAACCGGTTCCGGCCTCGGGCCGCAGCAGCACCTCGGGCGGCGAGCCGCTGGACGTGATCCTCGACGTCTGGCGGAGCGTCTTCGGGGAGTCCGCCGGAGAGGCGCACAACTTCTTCGATCTCGGCGGCAACTCCCTGCTCGCCGTCCGGCTGGTCCGGAGCCTGCAATCGCGCGGGATACCGCTCGTGGTCCGCGACATCTACCGGTTCAACACCCCGCGCGAACTCGCCGCCCGCGTCGAGCAGCCGGGCGGGACCTGA